In Vagococcus luciliae, one genomic interval encodes:
- the ftsE gene encoding cell division ATP-binding protein FtsE, whose amino-acid sequence MIEMKKVTKKYSNGTTAIRNLSITINQGEFVYVVGPSGAGKSTFIKLMYREEAATKGTLNVCGYDLLTIKNRNVPYLRREIGIVFQDYKLLAHKTVYENVAYAMQVIGKKPREIKRRVLEVLDLVGLKHKVRVFPDELSGGEQQRVAIARAIVNTPKVLIADEPTGNLDPENSWEIMELLERINNQGTTVVMATHNSTIVNKIRHRVLAIENGRITRDQDEGDYGYDD is encoded by the coding sequence ATGATAGAAATGAAGAAAGTAACAAAGAAATACTCCAATGGGACAACAGCGATTCGTAATTTATCCATTACAATTAATCAAGGTGAGTTTGTTTATGTCGTTGGCCCAAGTGGGGCAGGTAAATCAACTTTCATCAAATTAATGTACCGTGAAGAAGCCGCAACTAAAGGAACATTAAATGTTTGTGGATATGATTTATTAACAATAAAAAATCGCAATGTTCCTTATTTACGTCGTGAAATAGGTATTGTATTTCAAGATTACAAGCTTTTGGCACATAAAACAGTGTATGAAAATGTTGCTTATGCCATGCAAGTAATCGGAAAAAAACCACGTGAAATCAAACGTCGTGTACTAGAAGTACTTGACTTAGTTGGGTTAAAACATAAAGTTCGTGTTTTTCCTGATGAATTATCAGGTGGGGAACAACAACGTGTGGCAATTGCAAGAGCCATCGTGAACACACCAAAAGTACTTATCGCAGATGAACCAACAGGAAATTTAGACCCAGAAAATTCATGGGAAATTATGGAGCTATTAGAGCGAATTAATAATCAAGGAACAACTGTTGTTATGGCCACACATAATAGCACAATTGTAAATAAAATTCGTCATCGCGTATTAGCTATTGAAAATGGTCGCATTACAAGAGACCAAGATGAGGGGGATTATGGCTACGATGATTAG
- the ftsX gene encoding permease-like cell division protein FtsX, which yields MISNFFRHIGSALKNLKRNGWMTLASISAVTVTLTLVGIFLGVILNVAKIADDIKDNVDVSVFIDIGTPEKEVKELGEKLKDIDGVKDVTFSSKQNEYKKLVDKLGDTWKLFGEDENPLYDVYVLTASNAEDIPDIQKAASDLPSVQKADYGGRNSDKLFKISKDVRLWGTIAAVFLLGVAVFLISNTIRITIISRKREIQIMRLVGAKNGFIKGPFFLEGAFIGLLGSVIPVLLVTFAYPRVYVIFTKSMIANASYDLIAPGNLMWQLNTLLIVVGVVIGSMGSVMSMRRFLKI from the coding sequence ATGATTAGTAATTTTTTTAGACACATAGGTAGTGCATTGAAGAACTTAAAAAGAAACGGATGGATGACATTAGCGTCTATCAGTGCTGTAACCGTAACATTAACGCTTGTTGGAATTTTTCTAGGTGTTATTTTAAATGTTGCAAAAATTGCAGATGATATAAAAGATAATGTGGATGTCTCTGTTTTTATTGATATTGGAACACCTGAAAAGGAAGTAAAAGAATTAGGTGAAAAGTTAAAAGATATTGATGGGGTAAAAGATGTTACTTTTTCTAGTAAACAAAATGAATATAAAAAGTTAGTAGATAAGTTGGGGGATACATGGAAACTTTTCGGTGAAGATGAGAATCCATTGTATGATGTTTATGTCTTAACAGCTTCTAACGCAGAGGATATACCAGATATACAAAAGGCAGCATCTGACTTACCAAGTGTGCAAAAGGCCGATTACGGTGGACGAAATTCCGATAAGTTATTCAAGATTTCTAAAGATGTAAGATTATGGGGGACAATTGCAGCCGTCTTCTTACTAGGCGTAGCAGTATTCTTAATTTCTAACACAATTCGTATCACGATTATTTCAAGAAAACGTGAGATTCAAATTATGCGTCTTGTAGGAGCTAAAAATGGTTTTATTAAAGGACCATTCTTCTTAGAAGGAGCATTTATTGGCCTATTGGGATCGGTCATACCTGTTTTGCTTGTAACGTTTGCTTATCCAAGAGTATATGTTATTTTTACAAAGAGTATGATTGCTAATGCATCATATGATTTGATTGCTCCAGGTAATTTAATGTGGCAATTAAATACATTACTCATCGTCGTAGGTGTGGTGATTGGTTCCATGGGTTCTGTGATGTCTATGAGACGATTCTTAAAAATATAA
- the rapZ gene encoding RNase adapter RapZ: protein MTENQIDSLQLVVITGMSGAGKTVAVQSFEDMGYFCIDNLPPTLIPKFWELIKESGKITKIALVIDLRSRAFFEEIQSMLIEIENTKLVDTTVMFLDASDRELVSRYKETRRAHPLAMDGLVTEGIKKERALLEELKGEAQLVIDTTELAPRELREQIMENFKNHDTDTFRVEMVSFGFKYGLPIDADIVMDVRFLPNPHYIDELRPLNGKDKPVYDYVMNSDMTESFYQKYEDLILDILPGYIKEGKMSLTIAIGCTGGQHRSVALTERLGKKISEDYKTNITHRDMMKRKESVNRS, encoded by the coding sequence ATGACTGAAAATCAGATTGATAGTTTACAATTAGTCGTCATTACTGGAATGAGTGGTGCTGGTAAGACCGTTGCAGTACAAAGTTTTGAAGATATGGGATATTTTTGTATTGATAATTTACCACCAACATTAATTCCAAAGTTTTGGGAACTAATTAAAGAGTCAGGTAAAATCACTAAAATTGCATTAGTTATTGACTTAAGATCACGTGCATTTTTTGAAGAAATTCAAAGTATGCTAATTGAAATAGAAAATACTAAATTAGTGGATACCACTGTCATGTTTTTAGATGCCTCAGATCGAGAATTGGTTTCACGTTATAAAGAGACAAGGCGAGCTCATCCACTTGCAATGGATGGACTAGTTACAGAGGGAATTAAGAAAGAAAGAGCGTTACTTGAAGAATTAAAAGGAGAAGCGCAGTTAGTGATTGATACAACTGAACTAGCTCCTAGAGAATTAAGAGAACAAATCATGGAAAATTTTAAAAATCATGATACAGATACTTTCCGTGTCGAAATGGTTTCTTTTGGTTTTAAATATGGATTACCAATTGATGCAGATATTGTGATGGATGTAAGGTTTTTACCTAATCCACATTATATTGATGAATTGCGTCCATTAAATGGAAAAGACAAGCCAGTATATGATTATGTTATGAACTCTGACATGACGGAATCATTCTATCAGAAGTATGAAGATTTGATTTTAGATATTTTACCAGGCTATATAAAAGAAGGAAAAATGAGTTTGACTATCGCGATTGGTTGTACTGGAGGACAACATCGTTCAGTAGCATTGACTGAGAGACTAGGAAAAAAAATCTCTGAAGACTATAAAACA